In Indicator indicator isolate 239-I01 chromosome 28, UM_Iind_1.1, whole genome shotgun sequence, one DNA window encodes the following:
- the TRIM32 gene encoding LOW QUALITY PROTEIN: E3 ubiquitin-protein ligase TRIM32 (The sequence of the model RefSeq protein was modified relative to this genomic sequence to represent the inferred CDS: deleted 1 base in 1 codon): MEKPGLKLNSNQSGIKLNQNTRMRIGAPWDRCEHKTLLQLPWKAMAAAPHLNSDALREVLECPICMESFTEEHLRPKLLHCGHTICRQCLEKLLANSINGIRCPFCSKITRITNLAQLTDNLTVLKIIDTTGLGEVVGLLMCKVCGRRLPRHFCKSCSLVLCEPCKETSHMPQGHRVIAIKEAAEERRREFGTRLARLRELMGDLQKRKASLEGVSRDLQSRYKAVLQDYSKEERKIQEELARSRKFFTTSLSEVEKANNQVMEEQAYLLNLAEVRIMSRCDYFLAKIKQGDIALLEEAADEEEPELTNSLPRELTLQEVELLKVSHVGPLQIGQVVKKPRTVNMEESLMETAASSSASFREPDLVQEEASCTLNSSPAKPRMPEAATSIQQCHFIKKMGSKGSLPGMFNLPVSLHVTMQGEVLVADRGNFRIQVFTRKGFLKEIRRSPSGIDSFVLSFLGADLPNLTPLSVTMNCHGLIGVTDSYDNSVKVYTMDGHCVACHRSQLSKPWGIAALPSGQFVVTDVEGGKLWCFTVDRGVGVVKYSCLCSAVRPKFVTCDAEGTIYFTQGLGLNLENRQYEHHLEGGFSIGSVGPDGQLGRQISHFFSENEDFRCIAGMCVDARGDLIVADSSRREILHFPKGGGYNVLIREGLTCPVGIAITPKGQLLVLDCWDHCIKIYSYHLRRYSTP; the protein is encoded by the coding sequence AATCGGAGCACCGTGGGATAGATGCGAGCACAAGACTCTGCTACAGCTGCCTTGGAAAGCCATGGCTGCCGCCCCGCATCTCAACTCGGATGCACTCCGAGAGGTCCTGGAGTGCCCCATTTGCATGGAGTCCTTCACTGAGGAGCACCTGAGACCCAAGCTCCTGCATTGTGGGCACACCATCTGCAGGCAGTGCTTGGAGAAACTCCTGGCAAACAGCATTAATGGGATACGGTGCCCCTTTTGCAGCAAAATCACACGGATCACGAACTTAGCTCAGCTGACGGACAATCTTACTGTGCTGAAGATCATAGACACCACTGGACTGGGGGAAGTGGTGGGTCTGCTCATGTGCAAGGTCTGTGGGAGAAGGTTGCCAAGACACTTCTGCAAGAGCTGTAGCTTGGTTTTGTGTGAGCCTTGCAAGGAGACATCACACATGCCCCAGGGGCATAGAGTCATTGCTATCAAAGAGGCTGCTGAAGAGCGTAGGAGAGAATTTGGGACAAGGCTTGCCAGACTTCGGGAGCTCATGGGTgatctgcagaaaagaaaagcatctcTGGAGGGTGTTTCAAGGGACCTGCAATCCAGATACAAAGCAGTTCTGCAAGATTACAGCAAAGAGGAGCGCAAGATCCAGGAAGAACTGGCCAGGTCACGCAAGTTCTTCACCACCTCTTTGTCTGAGGTGGAGAAGGCAAATAATCAGGTAATGGAGGAGCAAGCTTATCTGCTGAACTTAGCAGAAGTGCGGATAATGTCTCGCTGTGACTATTTCCTTGCCAAAATAAAGCAGGGGGATATTGCCCTCTTGGAGGAGGCTGCCGACGAGGAAGAACCAGAACTGACAAACAGTCTGCCAAGGGAGCTGACTCTTCAAGAGGTTGAACTCCTTAAGGTGAGCCACGTGGGACCACTGCAGATTGGACAGGTGGTGAAGAAGCCCCGGACTGTTAACATGGAGGAATCACTCATGGAAACTGCAGCATCCTCATCAGCATCATTTCGAGAACCTGACTTGGTGCAGGAAGAGGCCAGCTGCACACTGAATTCCTCACCAGCCAAGCCAAGGATGCCTGaagcagccaccagcatccaGCAGTGTCACTTCATCAAGAAGATGGGCTCCAAGGGCAGCCTGCCAGGGATGTTTAACCTCCCCGTCAGCCTCCACGTCACCATGCAAGGTGAGGTGCTTGTGGCGGACCGAGGCAACTTCCGAATCCAGGTTTTCACCCGCAAGGGCTTTCTGAAGGAGATCCGCCGGAGCCCCAGCGGAATCGACAGCTTTGTGCTGAGCTTCCTTGGAGCAGACTTGCCCAATTTGACTCCGCTTTCTGTCACCATGAACTGCCACGGCCTGATAGGTGTGACTGACAGCTACGATAACTCCGTCAAGGTCTACACCATGGATGGTCACTGCGTTGCCTGTCACCGGAGCCAGCTAAGCAAGCCCTGGGGCATTGCCGcgctgccttctggccagttcgTGGTGACCGATGTGGAAGGAGGGAAGCTCTGGTGTTTCACTGTGGATCGTGGAGTGGGGGTAGTGAAGTACAGCTGCTTGTGCAGCGCGGTGCGCCCCAAGTTTGTCacctgtgatgctgagggcaccaTATACTTCACTcaggggctggggctgaaccTGGAGAACCGGCAGTACGAGCACCATCTGGAGGGAGGCTTTTCCATTGGCTCCGTCGGCCCTGATGGGCAGCTGGGACGCCAGATCAGCCACTTCTTCTCTGAGAATGAGGATTTCAGGTGCAttgctgggatgtgtgtggatgccaggggagacctcattgtggctgACAGCAGCCGTAGGGAAATCCTGCACTTCCCTAAGGGAGGTGGCTACAATGTCTTGATCCGGGAGGGACTCACCTGTCCCGTTGGTATCGCCATTACCCCCaaagggcagctgctggtgctggactGTTGGGATCATTGCATTAAGATCTACAGTTACCATCTGAGAAGATACTCCACCCCTTAA